In Pseudophryne corroboree isolate aPseCor3 chromosome 3, aPseCor3.hap2, whole genome shotgun sequence, a genomic segment contains:
- the LOC135054588 gene encoding zinc finger protein OZF-like isoform X2, producing the protein MMENDGVPTSLVNVSFPDPETEGSVTEEMMENDGVPVSLELHEDPSVQIKEEAIPNENLHPGIEQESALCDVASDTDIYVPTYHTQYTSTHIKEEPVSCDGGDLKHTDMYTSTLIKEEPVSCDGGDLTHTDMYTPTGHTPYTASRIKEEPVSCNGGDLTHTDMYTLTGHTPYTASHIREEPVSCDGGTLTDNDIYFPTDRTQCTSTHTDEKLGSFSGELCFSNRFSHVGHQREKNQNRDKSWSCPECGKCLASKTSLNRHQKSHTGQNPYSCSECGKYFRQKSDLVVHQRSHTGERPFPCSHCGKCFTQKSDLVRHQKSHSGEKPFPCSECGKFFTRISNLVIHHRSHTGEKPFPCSECGKSFTMKSTLVTHLRSHTEEKPYTCSECGKCFRQKSELVIHHRNHTGEKPFPCSECGKYFRRKCHVVQHQRSHTGEKPFPCSECGKCFTHKSHLVTHHRSHTGEKPFPCSECGKCFTIKSDLVKHQRFHTGEKPFPCSECGKCFTQKSDLVKHQRSHTGEKPFPCSECGKCFTQKSDLVIHQRIHTSKKPFHALNVGNVVTVVQV; encoded by the coding sequence AATTGCATGAAGATCCATCTGTTCAAATTAAAGAAGAAGCTATCCCTAATGAAAATCTACATCCTGGCATTGAGCAGGAATCAGCGTTATGTGATGTTGCGTCAGACACTGACATTTATGTTCCTAcatatcatacacagtatacatctactcatattaaggaggaaccagtctcatgtgacGGAGGAGACCTCAAACACACTGATATGTATACATCTACTCTtattaaggaggaaccagtctcatgtgatggaggagacctcacacacactgacatgtatacacccacaGGTCATACACCGTATACAGCTTCTCGTATTAAAGAGGAACCAGTCTCATGTAatggaggagacctcacacacactgacatgtatacacTCACAGGTCATACACCGTATACAGCTTCTCATATTAGGGAGGAACCAGTTTCATGTGATGGAGGAACCCTCACAGACAATGACATTTATTTTCCTACAGATCGTACGCAATGTACATCTACTCATACTGACGAGAAACTAGGATCTTTCAGTGGTGAATTATGTTTTAGTAACAGGTTTAGTCATGTTGGACACCAGAGGGAAAAAAATCAAAATAGAGACAAATCTTGGTCCTGTCCTGAATGTGGGAAATGCCTTGCTAGTAAAACATCACTTAATAGGCATCAGAAGAGTCACACAGGACAAAATCCATATTCCTGCTCTGAATGTGGTAAATATTTtagacagaaatcagatcttgttgtacatcagcgaagtcacacaggtgagaggccatttccatgttctcactgtgggaaatgttttacacagaaatcagatctcgttagacatcagaaaagtcactcgggtgagaaaccatttccatgctctgagtgtgggaaattttttacacgtatatcaaatcttgttatacatcacagaagtcacacaggtgagaagccgtttccatgctctgagtgtgggaaaagttttacaatGAAATCAACTCTTGTTACACATCTGAGAAGTCACACAGAAGAAAAACCATATAcctgctctgaatgtgggaaatgttttagacagaaatcagaacttgttatacatcatagaaatcacactggtgagaaaccgtttccatgctccgagtgtgggaaatattttagacGGAAATGCCATGTAGTTcagcatcagagaagtcacacaggtgagaaaccatttccatgttctgagtgtgggaaatgttttacacacaagtcacatcttgttacacatcatagaagtcacacaggtgagaagccatttccctgctctgagtgtgggaaatgttttacaattaaatcagatcttgttaaacatcagagatttcacacaggtgagaagccatttccatgttctgagtgcgggaaatgttttactcagaaatcagatcttgttaaacatcagagaagtcacacaggtgagaagccatttccatgttctgagtgcgggaaatgttttacacagaaatcagatcttgttatacatcagagaattcacacaagtAAGAAGCCATtccatgctctgaatgtgggaaatgttgtaACCGTAGTTCAGGTCTGA